The Henckelia pumila isolate YLH828 unplaced genomic scaffold, ASM3356847v2 CTG_461:::fragment_3, whole genome shotgun sequence genome window below encodes:
- the LOC140872251 gene encoding uncharacterized protein isoform X2, with protein MKSHHTISITPCYHRSKTCKLPYLIPSCGNLNQRETTVCFKSKMSPFHITHQLGWPQSLCWRFPETEKSKKARFFTLSSRQDPAQISKKRGSVAGAVALIIGTSIGSGILALPKKTSPVGLLPSSISIMICWAFLLIEALLLVEINVGLRKKKKIKVNSDELEVISIRTMAQETLGEWGGALATMTYVFLGYTSVIAYSAKSGEILYHLTNSPESVSGVFFTTLVTILITVGGTRSTDQVNQCLTTSMIGLLVAIEVLAVLFGGWSGLDGSSGHWEKIPDTLPVMIFALVYHDLAPVLCAYLEGDLIRIRASILLGSIMPLLALLVWNAIALGLSNQADQVADPVELLMRWSGVSLMVEVFSLLAVGTSLIGTLLSFSEFYKEQLNNLTLHTPSVQIPEKSGSFIFISNWWKRNRTNFAATVLIIAPSLAVSTTVPDAFSAATDFAGGYCMTMLYGVLPPMMALAMNRKQDQETDTMISNAGPALVGVGLCAGCLVVEQIIQDLSLLLTN; from the exons atgaaatcccatcacacCATCTCCATTACTCCTTGCTATCATCGTTCAAAAACTTGCAAATTACCATATTTGATTCCATCATGTGGAAATTTGAACCAAAGAGAAACTACAGTTTGCTTCAAATCAAAGATGTCACCCTTTCATAT CACCCATCAACTGGGGTGGCCGCAATCTCTGTGTTGGAGGTTTCCAGAAACAGAGAAAAGCAAAAAGGCGAGATTTTTTACACTGAGTTCGAGGCAGGATCCTGCCCAAATTTCCAAGAAAAGAGGCAGTGTCGCTGGTGCGGTTGCTCTCATCATTGGGACGAGTATAGGTTCTGGGATTCTGGCTCTCCCCAAGAAAACTTCACCAGTG GGGTTGCTTCCAAGTTCGATATCAATAATGATATGTTGGGCATTTTTGTTGATTGAAGCTCTTTTGCTTGTTGAGATTAATGTGGGGTTACgcaaaaagaagaaaataaaagtaAACAGCGATGAATTAGAGGTTATATCTATTAGGACCATGGCTCAAGAGACATTAGGAGAATGGGGTGGAGCTCTAGCTACGATGACATATGTTTTCTTAGGTTATACTTCTGTGATAGCCTACAGTGCCAAGTCAGGAGAGATTCTATATCACTTGACCAATTCTCCAGAGTCGGTTTCTGGGGTTTTCTTCACCACCCTTGTCACCATTCTGATCACCGTAGGAGGCACTCGATCCACGGATCAAGTGAACCAATGTCTGACAACATCCATGATAG GTTTGCTGGTAGCAATTGAAGTTCTTGCCGTTCTTTTTGGAGGGTGGTCGGGATTAGACGGCAGCAGTGGCCACTGGGAAAAAATTCCAGATACACTTCCAGTAATGATTTTTGCTCTGGTTTACCATGACCTAGCACCTG TTCTATGCGCTTATTTGGAAGGAGATCTTATACGTATAAGGGCTTCGATTTTACTTGGTAGTATCATGCCTTTGTTGGCATTGCTTGTTTGGAATGCGATAGCATTAGGCCTATCAAATCAAGCTGATCAAGTTGCTGATCCTGTAGAATTGCTTATGAG ATGGAGCGGAGTTTCACTAATGGTTGAGGTCTTTTCGCTCCTGGCAGTCGGAACATCACTGATTGGCACTCTTCTGAGTTTCTCAGAGTTCTACAAGGAGCAGCTTAATAATCTGACCTTGCATACTCCATCAGTGCAAATTCCCGAG AAATCAGGTTCATTCATTTTTATCAGCAATTGGTGGAAAAGAAACAGAACTAATTTTGCAGCAACAGTATTGATTATTGCTCCATCTCTCGCCGTATCAACAACAGTGCCAGATGCATTTTCTGCGGCCACAGATTTTGCT GGAGGTTACTGCATGACAATGCTATATGGAGTTCTTCCTCCAATGATGGCCTTGGCAATGAACAGGAAACAAGATCAAGAAACAGACACGATGATTTCAAATGCAGGTCCGGCACTTGTTGGTGTCGGATTGTGTGCTGGTTGTCTAGTAGTTGAGCAAATCATTCAAGATTTATCATTGCTGCTGACCAATTAG
- the LOC140872251 gene encoding uncharacterized protein isoform X1 has translation MKSHHTISITPCYHRSKTCKLPYLIPSCGNLNQRETTVCFKSKMSPFHITHQLGWPQSLCWRFPETEKSKKARFFTLSSRQDPAQISKKRGSVAGAVALIIGTSIGSGILALPKKTSPVGLLPSSISIMICWAFLLIEALLLVEINVGLRKKKKIKVNSDELEVISIRTMAQETLGEWGGALATMTYVFLGYTSVIAYSAKSGEILYHLTNSPESVSGVFFTTLVTILITVGGTRSTDQVNQCLTTSMIGLLVAIEVLAVLFGGWSGLDGSSGHWEKIPDTLPVMIFALVYHDLAPVLCAYLEGDLIRIRASILLGSIMPLLALLVWNAIALGLSNQADQVADPVELLMSIRWSGVSLMVEVFSLLAVGTSLIGTLLSFSEFYKEQLNNLTLHTPSVQIPEKSGSFIFISNWWKRNRTNFAATVLIIAPSLAVSTTVPDAFSAATDFAGGYCMTMLYGVLPPMMALAMNRKQDQETDTMISNAGPALVGVGLCAGCLVVEQIIQDLSLLLTN, from the exons atgaaatcccatcacacCATCTCCATTACTCCTTGCTATCATCGTTCAAAAACTTGCAAATTACCATATTTGATTCCATCATGTGGAAATTTGAACCAAAGAGAAACTACAGTTTGCTTCAAATCAAAGATGTCACCCTTTCATAT CACCCATCAACTGGGGTGGCCGCAATCTCTGTGTTGGAGGTTTCCAGAAACAGAGAAAAGCAAAAAGGCGAGATTTTTTACACTGAGTTCGAGGCAGGATCCTGCCCAAATTTCCAAGAAAAGAGGCAGTGTCGCTGGTGCGGTTGCTCTCATCATTGGGACGAGTATAGGTTCTGGGATTCTGGCTCTCCCCAAGAAAACTTCACCAGTG GGGTTGCTTCCAAGTTCGATATCAATAATGATATGTTGGGCATTTTTGTTGATTGAAGCTCTTTTGCTTGTTGAGATTAATGTGGGGTTACgcaaaaagaagaaaataaaagtaAACAGCGATGAATTAGAGGTTATATCTATTAGGACCATGGCTCAAGAGACATTAGGAGAATGGGGTGGAGCTCTAGCTACGATGACATATGTTTTCTTAGGTTATACTTCTGTGATAGCCTACAGTGCCAAGTCAGGAGAGATTCTATATCACTTGACCAATTCTCCAGAGTCGGTTTCTGGGGTTTTCTTCACCACCCTTGTCACCATTCTGATCACCGTAGGAGGCACTCGATCCACGGATCAAGTGAACCAATGTCTGACAACATCCATGATAG GTTTGCTGGTAGCAATTGAAGTTCTTGCCGTTCTTTTTGGAGGGTGGTCGGGATTAGACGGCAGCAGTGGCCACTGGGAAAAAATTCCAGATACACTTCCAGTAATGATTTTTGCTCTGGTTTACCATGACCTAGCACCTG TTCTATGCGCTTATTTGGAAGGAGATCTTATACGTATAAGGGCTTCGATTTTACTTGGTAGTATCATGCCTTTGTTGGCATTGCTTGTTTGGAATGCGATAGCATTAGGCCTATCAAATCAAGCTGATCAAGTTGCTGATCCTGTAGAATTGCTTATGAG CATTAGATGGAGCGGAGTTTCACTAATGGTTGAGGTCTTTTCGCTCCTGGCAGTCGGAACATCACTGATTGGCACTCTTCTGAGTTTCTCAGAGTTCTACAAGGAGCAGCTTAATAATCTGACCTTGCATACTCCATCAGTGCAAATTCCCGAG AAATCAGGTTCATTCATTTTTATCAGCAATTGGTGGAAAAGAAACAGAACTAATTTTGCAGCAACAGTATTGATTATTGCTCCATCTCTCGCCGTATCAACAACAGTGCCAGATGCATTTTCTGCGGCCACAGATTTTGCT GGAGGTTACTGCATGACAATGCTATATGGAGTTCTTCCTCCAATGATGGCCTTGGCAATGAACAGGAAACAAGATCAAGAAACAGACACGATGATTTCAAATGCAGGTCCGGCACTTGTTGGTGTCGGATTGTGTGCTGGTTGTCTAGTAGTTGAGCAAATCATTCAAGATTTATCATTGCTGCTGACCAATTAG
- the LOC140871951 gene encoding uncharacterized protein has product MEPSPSLFPLETCPPVSDEAFNLFHSIDRELYARLIQNLGRQPLESLKVMAFWMWLEREGGNKILIRQLLSLPPPFLNRLADETVKCLKCVESDNYLFLNGNDRINLLPELVSARVSLRFFHENRVTVEHGVSKIISTVCLRAFNDILRRVLLLENAAAYHDHDVGESSMASVEIRRNNVAAPQPQPMMYHPHINVNPGPFYPPPPPPQPQPQPAMVAVDEYGIPVHLFAGGGGGFPGELQRQMVISEEVGDLLSRNLLLEINNGGFDQEVVLPEDRTIFLTFSKGYPITEVEVREFFNKRFGDFIEDLIMQEVGEEEQVLYARMVARSTAVIDAIVGGNKAKYSINGKHVWARKYVKRQQTSSSSPDQATSFS; this is encoded by the exons ATGGAGCCGTCTCCTTCTCTTTTTCCTCTGGAAACATGCCCACCAGTCTCAGACGAAGCATTCAACCTGTTTCACTCCATAGACAGGGAACTCTACGCGAGATTGATCCAAAACTTGGGCCGCCAGCCGCTGGAGTCGCTAAAGGTGATGGCTTTTTGGATGTGGCTGGAAAGAGAAGGCGGGAACAAGATTTTGATCAGACAGTTGCTGTCTCTTCCTCCCCCGTTTTTGAACCGACTCGCGGATGAGACCGTCAAGTGTTTGAAATGCGTGGAGAGTGATAACTATTTGTTCTTGAATGGGAATGATAGGATCAACCTTTTGCCGGAACTCGTGAGCGCCCGCGTCAGCCTCCGGTTTTTTCACGAGAATCGGGTCACGGTGGAGCATGGTGTCAGCAAGATCATCTCCACCGTCTGTTTGCGTGCTTTTAACGACATTCTGCGCCGAGTACTTTTGCTGGAAAATGCCGCTGCTTATCATGACCATGACGTCGGAGAATCTAGCATGGCTTCTGTAGAAATTAGGAGAAACAATGTTGCAGCGCCGCAGCCACAGCCGATGATGTATCATCCTCATATCAACGTTAATCCCGGACCGTTTtatcctcctcctcctcctcctcaaCCGCAGCCGCAGCCAGCGATGGTGGCGGTGGATGAATATGGGATTCCGGTTCACTTGTTCGCGGGAGGAGGAGGGGGATTTCCGGGGGAGTTGCAGCGGCAAATGGTGATCAGCGAAGAAGTTGGAGATTTGTTGAGTAGGAATTTGCTTCTGGAAATCAATAATGGTGGATTTGATCAAGAAGTTGTTCTCCCTGAAGATAGGACCATTTTCTTGACATTCTCAAAAGGGTATCCCATCACAGAAGTTGAAGTTCGAGAATTCTTCAATAA GAGATTCGGCGATTTCATCGAGGATCTGATAATGCAAGAAGTCGGGGAAGAGGAGCAGGTGTTGTATGCTCGAATGGTGGCACGTTCCACCGCGGTGATAGACGCCATCGTCGGAGGGAACAAGGCCAAGTATTCCATAAACGGGAAGCATGTCTGGGCCAGAAAATACGTCAAAAGACAGCAAACGAGTTCGTCTTCCCCGGACCAAGCAACTTCTTTCTCCTGA
- the LOC140871580 gene encoding probable adenylate kinase 6, chloroplastic — MAVLSRLNLCRKRPASLPNFCSKSTQTELQRVSSALSSAIPNENSRGNNRNVQWVFLGCPGVGKGTYATRLSSLLGVPHISTGDLVRHQLSSRGPLSSQLAAIVNQGKLLSDEIIIDLLSKRLEDAQSKGETGFILDGFPRTLRQAEILEKVTDIDLVINLKLREEALIAKCLGRRICSDCGGNYNVACIDIKDKDGSQKMYMPPLLPPPQCESKLITRSDDTEQVVKERIRVYNEMSRPVEEFYRNRGKLLEFDLPGGIPESWPKLLHALNLDDHEDKKSAAA; from the exons ATGGCGGTTCTTAGCCGCCTCAATCTGTGTCGCAAAAGACCTGCATCACTTCCCAATTTCTGCTCTAAATCCACCCAAACTGAGCTCCAGAGGGTGTCATCAGCTCTTTCTTCTGCAATACCCAACGAAAATTCCAGGGGAAATAACAGAAATGTGCAGTGGGTTTTCCTCGGATGCCCCGGTGTGGGCAAGGGGACCTACGCCACCCGCCTGTCCAGTCTCCTAGGCGTGCCCCACATCTCCACCGGCGATCTTGTCCGCCACCAGCTTTCTTCTCGTGGGCCCTTGTCTTCGCAG CTGGCAGCGATTGTTAACCAAGGAAAGTTGCTTTCagatgaaataattattgatctACTTTCCAAACGCCTTGAAGATGCTCAGAGTAAGGGTGAAACAggatttattcttgatggttttccACGAACTCTAAGACAGGCG GAAATCCTGGAGAAGGTGACAGATATTGACTTAGTAATCAATCTGAAGCTTCGAGAAGAAGCTCTAATTGCAAAATGCCTCGGAAGACGAATTTGCAGTGACTGTGGGGGGAACTACAATGTTGCATGTATTGATATCAAGGACAAAGATGGAAGTCAGAAAATGTACATGCCTCCCCTTCTACCTCCTCCACAATGTGAATCAAAATTAATTACACGGTCTGATGACACTGAACAAGTTGTTAAAGAACGGATACGAGTTTACAATGAAATG AGTCGGCCCGTCGAGGAATTCTACCGTAATCGTGGGAAGTTGTTGGAGTTTGATCTTCCTGGAGGAATTCCAGAATCCTGGCCAAAATTGCTTCATGCACTAAATCTCGATGATCATGAAGACAAAAAATCCGCAGCTGCTTGA
- the LOC140871579 gene encoding probable serine/threonine-protein kinase PBL7 isoform X1: MGWFLCTGKSRKKGKKPVEIKSEDQIPSNLEKVKSNPAEATKDGGSGHIAAHTFTFRELANATKNFRADCLLGEGGFGRVYKGRLESTNQIVAIKQLDRNGLQGNREFLVEVLMLSLLHHSNLVNLIGYCADGDQRLLVYEFMPLGSLEDHLHDLPPDKKRLDWNTRMKIAAGAAKGLEYLHDKANPPVIYRDLKCSNILLDECYHPKLSDFGLAKLGPVGDKTHVSTRVMGTYGYCAPEYAMTGQLTLKSDVYSFGVVLLEIITGRKAIDNSRAAGEHNLVAWARPLFKDRRKFSQMADPVLQGQYPARGLYQALAIAAMCVQEQPNMRPLMADVVTALTYLASQKYNPETQPVQKSGSGSSTPRIRREQR; encoded by the exons ATGGGTTGGTTCCTCTGTACTGGGAAATCGAGGAAGAAAGGGAAGAAGCCAGTGGAAATCAAGTCTGAAGATCAGATCCCATCAAATTTAG AAAAAGTGAAATCAAATCCTGCTGAGGCTACTAAAGATGGAGGATCTGGTCATATTGCTGCGCATACATTTACATTTCGGGAGTTAGCAAATGCAACTAAGAACTTTAGGGCAGATTGTCTTTTGGGTGAAGGTGGATTTGGAAGAGTGTACAAGGGACGACTGGAGAGCACTAACCAG ATCGTAGCGATAAAGCAACTTGATCGGAATGGTTTGCAAGGGAACCGTGAATTTCTTGTAGAAGTTTTGATGCTAAGTCTACTTCATCATTCAAACTTGGTAAACTTGATTGGGTATTGTGCTGATGGTGATCAGAGGCTTTTGGTGTATGAATTCATGCCATTaggatcgttggaagatcatctACATG ACCTTCCACCAGATAAAAAGCGTCTCGACTGGAATACAAGAATGAAAATAGCTGCTGGCGCAGCGAAAGGGTTGGAATATTTGCATGATAAAGCAAATCCACCTGTTATATATCGAGATTTAAAGTGCTCAAACATTTTACTTGACGAATGCTATCACCCCAAGCTATCTGATTTTGGTTTGGCCAAATTGGGGCCTGTTGGTGATAAGACCCATGTATCTACTAGAGTAATGGGAACTTATGGATATTGTGCACCTGAATATGCCATGACAGGACAGCTTACACTTAAATCGGATGTTTATAGTTTTGGGGTTGTCCTTCTAGAAATCATCACAGGAAGAAAGGCTATTGACAATTCAAGAGCTGCTGGGGAGCACAATTTGGTTGCTTGG GCTCGACCTTTGTTTAAAGACCGTAGAAAGTTCTCACAGATGGCCGATCCTGTACTCCAAGGCCAGTACCCAGCTAGAGGCTTGTATCAAGCTCTAGCCATTGCTGCAATGTGTGTTCAGGAGCAACCGAACATGAGACCTCTCATGGCCGACGTTGTTACAGCTCTAACATATCTTGCTTCCCAGAAGTACAACCCTGAAACGCAGCCAGTACAGAAGTCAGGCTCAGGTTCCTCCACACCAAGAATTCGAAGGGAACAACGATAG
- the LOC140871579 gene encoding probable serine/threonine-protein kinase PBL7 isoform X2: MLSLLHHSNLVNLIGYCADGDQRLLVYEFMPLGSLEDHLHDLPPDKKRLDWNTRMKIAAGAAKGLEYLHDKANPPVIYRDLKCSNILLDECYHPKLSDFGLAKLGPVGDKTHVSTRVMGTYGYCAPEYAMTGQLTLKSDVYSFGVVLLEIITGRKAIDNSRAAGEHNLVAWARPLFKDRRKFSQMADPVLQGQYPARGLYQALAIAAMCVQEQPNMRPLMADVVTALTYLASQKYNPETQPVQKSGSGSSTPRIRREQR, from the exons ATGCTAAGTCTACTTCATCATTCAAACTTGGTAAACTTGATTGGGTATTGTGCTGATGGTGATCAGAGGCTTTTGGTGTATGAATTCATGCCATTaggatcgttggaagatcatctACATG ACCTTCCACCAGATAAAAAGCGTCTCGACTGGAATACAAGAATGAAAATAGCTGCTGGCGCAGCGAAAGGGTTGGAATATTTGCATGATAAAGCAAATCCACCTGTTATATATCGAGATTTAAAGTGCTCAAACATTTTACTTGACGAATGCTATCACCCCAAGCTATCTGATTTTGGTTTGGCCAAATTGGGGCCTGTTGGTGATAAGACCCATGTATCTACTAGAGTAATGGGAACTTATGGATATTGTGCACCTGAATATGCCATGACAGGACAGCTTACACTTAAATCGGATGTTTATAGTTTTGGGGTTGTCCTTCTAGAAATCATCACAGGAAGAAAGGCTATTGACAATTCAAGAGCTGCTGGGGAGCACAATTTGGTTGCTTGG GCTCGACCTTTGTTTAAAGACCGTAGAAAGTTCTCACAGATGGCCGATCCTGTACTCCAAGGCCAGTACCCAGCTAGAGGCTTGTATCAAGCTCTAGCCATTGCTGCAATGTGTGTTCAGGAGCAACCGAACATGAGACCTCTCATGGCCGACGTTGTTACAGCTCTAACATATCTTGCTTCCCAGAAGTACAACCCTGAAACGCAGCCAGTACAGAAGTCAGGCTCAGGTTCCTCCACACCAAGAATTCGAAGGGAACAACGATAG
- the LOC140871721 gene encoding CDP-diacylglycerol--glycerol-3-phosphate 3-phosphatidyltransferase 2-like, with protein MTGALKLTNFIPIHAHKPYNKFLNSFSSPAAAAATATATASTGFILRKYSSAFWFRTLRCTHPAQRRTTLNISRGQDRHRLAGGFRGEKYCSSSSDSEKRRQDVGHFDAQMDATVNGKIGNQYYESDVSPLQKHRDNPPSQPSKLLTLPTILTIGRVAAVPLLVCTFYVESWWGPTATTAIFLVAAVTDWLDGYLARKMKLGTPFGAFLDPVADKLMVAATLILLCTRPHETGMFGQAQWLITVPAIAIIGREITMSAVREWAASQDKKLLEAVAVNNLGKWKTAAQMSALTILLASRDGSLVGDGTLVSSGIVLLYISAWLAVWSLFVYVRKIWKVLLR; from the exons ATGACAGGCGCCCTCAAACTCACCAATTTTATTCCCATTCACGCCCACAAGCCCTACAACAAATTCCTCAACTCTTTCTCCTCtcccgccgccgccgccgccaccGCCACCGCCACCGCCAGCACTGGTTTCATCCTCCGAAAGTATTCGTCCGCCTTCTGGTTCAGGACTCTCCGATGCACGCACCCCGCGCAACGTAGAACCACCCTGAATATTTCCCGCGGCCAAGACCGCCACCGTCTCGCCGGAGGATTTCGTGGCGAGAAATATTGCTCATCCAGCTCCGATTCGGAAAAGAGAAGGCAAGACGTCGGTCATTTCGATGCTCAAATGGATGCCACTGTCAATGGAAAGATCGGGAACCAATACTACGAATCTGACGTCTCTCCATTGCAAAAACATCGAGATAATCCGCCATCTCAGCCGTCAAAATTGCTCACGTTGCCTACGATCTTAACCATTGGCCGCGTGGCTGCCGTGCCACTTCTCGTGTGCA CCTTTTACGTCGAGAGCTGGTGGGGACCAACAGCTACAACTGCTATTTTCCTTGTGGCTGCGGTTACGGATTGGCTTGATGGATACCTTGCTCGAAAg ATGAAATTGGGGACTCCCTTTGGTGCATTTTTGGACCCAGTGGCTGATAAG CTTATGGTTGCTGCCACCTTGATCTTGTTGTGTACCAGGCCCCATGAGACTGGTATGTTTGGGCAAGCACAATGGCTGATTACTGTACCTGCAATTGCTATAATTGGTAGAGAG ATAACCATGTCTGCAGTTAGGGAATGGGCTGCTTCTCAGGACAAAAAGCTTCTCGAG GCTGTGGCAGTTAATAACTTGGGAAAATGGAAAACTGCTGCACAGATGAGTGCATTGACCATCCTTTTGGCTAGCAGAGACGGCAG TCTTGTAGGGGATGGAACTCTCGTGTCTTCTGGGATTGTGTTGCTTTACATTTCTGCATGGCTTGCTGTATGGTCGTTATTTGTGTATGTGAGAAAGATCTGGAAGGTGCTGCTGAGATAG